In the genome of uncultured Campylobacter sp., one region contains:
- a CDS encoding glycosyltransferase family 39 protein, with protein MNSSVRDKFVLILCLSIILIPHLFIFNHYFSLQEGWWETYAYLVNRGEVINKDFYLAWTPLFVYINAFYQKIFGINFFAFACIGVVAAMIQVILLYLVLREFFSKPASAIGATFASFLWFSMETYIPKDYHTYVFIIEFSTLLFLVKSIKNENSKQGVIYQIFGILFLVLLFFIKQNVGLVLFASLFVSYAFISSSVKNYFKRIGFLLLFTIIFFASINFIMPFDPSSITDNDSKGSLWTIATRFIFEPELSRILTISVLEFFIILILVHFRKKIVYLYDALVGQIAARTTILFRFTIVAIGLTALTYIALFHNTVILYIIKYISYISFSIAMILYIMFAAMFYKNSSIFGSKIYIFITFCAAAIVYSNTFTTIALNMNSILLCAGLAFGFLLNQNLRKIARILLIYWMLVMVSFIIYVKFLIPYNWLENYQGSVFEAKSETSYIPLKNIYMNQKLSYIFDYIHDYVPKNTVSDKDFYFFNLPIMYLLNDKIPPYHLVTQWFDVTPTKLIKQEYINFTNRPTENIVLYQYYKKAFDINKRLLRKDDFIQEDFYKVMNKWVKEGRYKFINSFVVPNSLMFNNASKNLNIQTDVIIQNSNFFDQSYERFYLWLQDSGVNIMQITRDGAVLQDINNTIKNSDIVTLNGNVTNIMEILPQLGVEPIDTVNFNTINIYRRNGSYD; from the coding sequence GTGAATAGCTCCGTTAGAGATAAATTTGTATTAATACTGTGCTTGAGCATAATATTAATACCGCATCTCTTTATATTTAACCATTACTTCTCACTCCAAGAAGGCTGGTGGGAAACCTATGCTTATTTAGTAAATAGGGGAGAGGTAATCAATAAAGATTTTTATCTAGCATGGACTCCGTTATTTGTATATATAAACGCCTTCTATCAAAAAATATTCGGAATAAATTTTTTTGCTTTTGCCTGCATCGGTGTAGTAGCTGCAATGATACAGGTAATTTTATTGTATTTGGTTTTAAGAGAATTTTTTTCAAAACCGGCTAGTGCTATAGGAGCCACTTTTGCTAGTTTTTTATGGTTTAGTATGGAGACATATATACCGAAGGATTATCATACCTACGTCTTCATCATAGAATTTTCTACCCTACTATTTCTAGTAAAATCCATAAAAAATGAGAATTCTAAACAAGGCGTTATATATCAAATATTTGGAATTTTATTTTTAGTCCTACTTTTTTTCATAAAGCAAAATGTGGGATTGGTTCTTTTTGCAAGTCTTTTTGTATCTTATGCTTTTATATCTAGTAGCGTAAAAAATTATTTTAAAAGAATAGGATTTTTACTACTCTTTACTATTATATTCTTTGCATCCATAAATTTCATAATGCCTTTTGATCCTTCATCAATAACAGATAATGATTCAAAAGGAAGTCTATGGACGATAGCGACGAGGTTTATTTTTGAACCAGAGCTTAGTCGGATATTAACAATAAGTGTGTTGGAATTTTTTATAATATTAATTCTTGTACATTTTAGAAAAAAGATTGTATATCTATATGATGCATTGGTAGGACAAATTGCAGCAAGAACAACTATCTTATTTCGGTTTACTATCGTAGCTATTGGACTGACTGCGCTTACTTATATTGCTTTATTTCATAATACTGTTATATTATATATTATTAAATATATCTCTTATATTAGCTTTTCCATAGCTATGATTTTGTATATCATGTTTGCTGCTATGTTTTATAAAAACAGTAGCATTTTTGGATCAAAAATTTATATTTTCATTACTTTTTGTGCTGCTGCTATAGTTTATAGTAATACTTTCACTACTATCGCCTTAAATATGAATAGCATTCTTTTGTGTGCAGGGTTGGCATTCGGCTTTTTATTAAATCAAAATTTGCGCAAAATAGCCAGGATCTTATTGATCTATTGGATGCTTGTAATGGTATCTTTCATAATATACGTAAAATTTTTAATACCATATAACTGGCTTGAAAATTATCAAGGTAGTGTATTCGAGGCCAAATCCGAGACCTCATATATTCCTTTAAAAAATATTTATATGAATCAGAAATTATCTTATATTTTTGACTATATTCATGATTATGTACCTAAAAATACAGTATCTGACAAAGATTTTTACTTTTTTAACTTACCAATAATGTATCTTTTAAATGATAAAATTCCACCATATCACCTAGTAACGCAATGGTTTGATGTAACTCCGACAAAACTGATTAAACAAGAATATATTAATTTTACAAATAGACCAACCGAGAACATTGTTTTATATCAATACTATAAAAAAGCGTTTGATATAAACAAAAGACTTTTGAGAAAAGATGATTTTATTCAAGAAGATTTTTATAAAGTAATGAATAAATGGGTAAAAGAGGGTAGATATAAATTTATAAACTCCTTTGTTGTACCTAATAGCTTGATGTTTAATAATGCATCTAAAAATTTAAATATCCAAACAGATGTAATAATTCAAAATAGTAATTTTTTCGATCAAAGTTATGAAAGGTTCTATTTATGGCTACAGGATAGCGGCGTAAATATTATGCAGATCACTAGAGACGGAGCCGTTTTGCAAGATATTAATAATACAATTAAGAATTCTGATATAGTAACCTTGAATGGTAATGTAACCAATATAATGGAAATTTTACCTCAACTTGGGGTTGAGCCGATTGATACGGTAAATTTTAATACTATAAATATTTATAGACGAAATGGTAGCTATGATTAA
- a CDS encoding GtrA family protein, with protein MIKRQAVKFLLVGILNTAFGYGLFSLFIYAGLHYSLAVLLSTIFGIMFNFKTIGKLVFKSDDNSLIFKFIFVYIITYFLNIFFLWLFKWLGFDNMYINGFVLLIPLAAVSFLLNKFFVFRR; from the coding sequence ATGATTAAACGACAGGCCGTCAAGTTTCTCCTCGTAGGCATCCTAAATACCGCCTTTGGATATGGGCTATTTTCATTATTCATTTACGCTGGGCTTCACTATTCACTAGCAGTATTATTGTCTACTATCTTTGGTATTATGTTTAATTTTAAAACTATAGGTAAATTGGTCTTTAAAAGTGATGATAATAGTCTGATTTTCAAATTTATATTTGTTTACATCATTACTTATTTTTTAAATATATTTTTTCTATGGCTTTTCAAGTGGCTTGGATTTGATAATATGTATATAAACGGTTTTGTGCTTTTGATCCCGCTAGCTGCGGTATCATTTTTATTAAATAAATTTTTCGTCTTTAGGAGATGA
- a CDS encoding glycosyltransferase family 2 protein, producing MKKISIVTACFNEEENVEEVYARVKKVMEGFSEYAYEHIFIDNASTDRTVEILKRLAKDDKNLKIIVNSRNFGHIKSPTYALLGADGDAVISIVADLQDPPEMIAQFIEKWQEGNDLVLAIKRDSEERGVMFKIRECYYELLSKLSEIEIFKNFTGFGLFDKKVIAALRQMHDPYPFFRGMLAEAGYKVAKIPYDQPIRIRGVTKNNFYTLYDMGILGIICNSKVPLRLATFIGMITGILSIIVGLVYFILKLIYWDEMSVGIAPLIILFSFVSSGILFFIGIIGEYIGAIYTQVLNRPLVFEKERINFD from the coding sequence ATGAAAAAGATCAGTATAGTTACTGCCTGCTTTAACGAGGAGGAGAATGTAGAGGAAGTCTATGCGCGCGTAAAAAAAGTTATGGAAGGATTTTCGGAGTACGCCTACGAGCATATATTTATTGATAATGCTTCGACCGATAGGACGGTTGAAATTTTAAAACGCCTAGCAAAGGATGATAAAAATTTAAAGATCATCGTAAATTCCAGAAACTTCGGGCATATCAAATCGCCAACCTATGCGCTTTTGGGTGCAGACGGAGATGCTGTTATCTCTATCGTAGCCGATTTGCAAGATCCGCCCGAGATGATTGCGCAGTTTATAGAAAAATGGCAAGAGGGCAACGACTTGGTTTTGGCTATTAAGCGAGATAGCGAGGAGCGCGGCGTGATGTTTAAAATCAGAGAGTGTTATTACGAGCTCTTATCAAAACTATCTGAGATCGAAATTTTTAAGAATTTTACCGGCTTTGGACTTTTTGATAAAAAGGTCATCGCGGCTCTTAGACAGATGCATGATCCGTATCCGTTTTTTCGAGGAATGCTCGCGGAAGCTGGTTATAAGGTAGCCAAAATTCCTTACGATCAACCTATAAGAATTCGAGGAGTTACTAAAAATAACTTTTATACGCTTTATGATATGGGGATACTCGGTATAATCTGCAATTCCAAAGTACCACTTCGGCTCGCAACCTTTATAGGTATGATAACGGGTATTTTAAGTATAATAGTAGGACTTGTGTATTTTATACTTAAGCTAATTTATTGGGACGAGATGAGCGTGGGCATCGCGCCTCTTATCATACTTTTTTCATTCGTTTCATCTGGAATTTTGTTTTTTATCGGTATAATAGGCGAATATATCGGTGCAATTTATACACAAGTGTTAAATCGCCCATTGGTATTTGAAAAAGAAAGAATAAATTTTGATTAA
- the rfbF gene encoding glucose-1-phosphate cytidylyltransferase yields the protein MKVLILAGGFGTRLAEETSIRPKPMVEIGEKPILWHIMKIYSLYGFNEFVILLGYKGYYIKEYFANYFLHQSDMTIDLKNGKMEVLSNFSEPWSVTLLNTGLNTMTGGRIKRAQSIVGDEPFLLTYGDGVSDIDIHELVKFHKSHGKSLTMTSVQPEGRFGALNIDDESRVHEFKEKPKGDGNWINAGFFVCEPKVFDYITNGDATIFEQEPLMNLAHDGEILAYKHSGFWKPMDTLRDKLELNKIWDSGNAPWKKW from the coding sequence ATGAAAGTTTTAATACTAGCAGGAGGTTTCGGTACTAGGCTTGCCGAAGAGACGAGCATTAGGCCAAAGCCAATGGTAGAGATCGGCGAAAAACCGATTTTATGGCATATTATGAAAATTTATAGTTTGTATGGATTTAACGAATTCGTCATTCTGCTTGGCTATAAAGGCTACTATATCAAAGAATATTTTGCCAATTATTTTTTGCATCAAAGCGATATGACTATAGATTTGAAAAATGGCAAAATGGAAGTTTTGAGCAATTTTAGCGAGCCTTGGAGCGTTACGCTGTTAAATACCGGGCTAAACACTATGACTGGCGGTCGTATTAAGCGGGCTCAGAGCATAGTGGGAGACGAGCCGTTTTTGCTTACTTATGGAGATGGTGTTAGTGATATAGATATCCACGAGCTTGTAAAATTTCATAAGTCTCACGGCAAATCGCTTACTATGACTTCCGTTCAGCCGGAAGGTCGCTTTGGAGCGCTAAATATAGATGACGAAAGTCGCGTGCATGAGTTTAAGGAAAAACCAAAAGGAGACGGCAATTGGATCAATGCGGGTTTCTTTGTATGCGAGCCCAAGGTTTTTGACTATATTACGAATGGAGATGCGACAATATTTGAGCAAGAGCCGCTTATGAATTTGGCCCACGACGGCGAAATTTTAGCATATAAACATAGCGGCTTTTGGAAGCCGATGGATACGCTTAGAGATAAGCTCGAGTTAAACAAAATTTGGGATAGCGGCAACGCTCCGTGGAAAAAGTGGTAG
- the rfbG gene encoding CDP-glucose 4,6-dehydratase has product MQDLYSGIYNGKTVLLTGHTGFKGSWLSLWLQRLGAKVIGYSLPVPTEPNHIGLLNLNIVQVIADIRDLAKLNEVFAAYKPDIVFHFAAQALVRPSYADPITTYETNVIGTLKVLEACRKAGVRAIVNITSDKAYENKEWVWGYRESDPMGGYDPYSSSKGCADLLASSYRNSFFNEKDYGTKHQTLLATCRAGNVIGGGDWAQDRLICDVMRAAAKNEAVTIRNPHATRPWQHVLEPLSGYLLVGQKLLEGRKEFGGAWNFGPSDDGAIRVLDVLKSAKRYWDKIEFQINSDIDQPHEANLLKLDCSKAHALLGWKPVWDSETAFEKTVKWYKNFYENGTIDTEQNLSDYVKEMMR; this is encoded by the coding sequence ATGCAGGATCTATACTCCGGAATTTATAATGGCAAAACAGTTTTGCTTACCGGGCATACCGGTTTTAAGGGCTCATGGCTTAGTCTATGGCTGCAGCGCTTGGGCGCGAAAGTGATAGGGTATTCGCTTCCGGTGCCTACAGAGCCAAATCATATAGGACTTTTAAATTTAAATATCGTCCAGGTAATCGCCGACATACGAGATCTTGCTAAATTAAACGAAGTCTTTGCGGCTTATAAGCCCGACATTGTATTTCACTTTGCCGCTCAGGCGCTCGTACGCCCATCTTATGCCGATCCTATCACAACCTACGAAACCAATGTTATCGGTACATTAAAAGTCCTTGAAGCTTGCAGAAAAGCAGGCGTTCGCGCGATCGTAAATATCACAAGTGACAAGGCTTACGAAAATAAAGAGTGGGTTTGGGGATATCGCGAGAGCGATCCTATGGGTGGATATGATCCATATAGCTCGTCGAAAGGCTGTGCGGATCTTCTGGCTAGTTCATATCGAAACTCCTTTTTTAATGAAAAAGATTACGGCACAAAGCATCAAACGCTGCTTGCTACGTGTCGCGCAGGTAACGTCATAGGCGGCGGAGACTGGGCACAAGATAGATTGATTTGCGACGTTATGCGCGCAGCGGCTAAAAATGAAGCGGTAACGATCCGCAATCCGCATGCAACACGCCCTTGGCAGCACGTGCTTGAGCCGCTTAGCGGCTATTTGCTCGTGGGGCAAAAGTTGCTTGAAGGGCGAAAGGAATTCGGCGGTGCGTGGAATTTCGGTCCTAGCGATGATGGCGCGATTAGGGTGCTTGATGTATTAAAGAGCGCCAAGCGATATTGGGATAAGATAGAATTTCAAATCAATTCCGACATAGACCAGCCTCATGAGGCAAATTTATTGAAGCTTGATTGCTCTAAGGCACATGCGCTGCTTGGCTGGAAGCCAGTTTGGGATAGCGAAACGGCATTTGAAAAAACTGTAAAATGGTATAAAAATTTCTACGAAAACGGCACAATCGATACCGAGCAAAATTTAAGCGACTACGTAAAAGAGATGATGCGATGA